One window of Acidobacteriota bacterium genomic DNA carries:
- a CDS encoding site-2 protease family protein: protein MKWSWRLGTVAGIGVYIHATFLLILGWVVLSHWLQGHTAAATAGGVLFTLALFGCVLLHEFGHALMAKKYGIRTRDITLLPIGGVARLERMPDDPRQELWVALAGPAVNVAIAVLLFAWLNLSQTLEPLESLGVASGSFWERLMVLNVFVVFFNLIPAFPMDGGRVLRALLAMRLEYTRATQIAATVGQGLALVFGFVGLFTNPLLMFIALFVWIGAGQEAGMVQMKSALGGIPVSRAMITDFQTLAENDTLETAVSRILAGSQQDFPVLDDGRVVGVLTRDALLKALVRDGVSARVGAVMRRDIRQVDANDMLELAFANLQTCDCHTLPVHRNGRLVGLLTADNVGEFLMIQAAVAGARSVRNAT from the coding sequence ATGAAGTGGTCATGGCGGCTTGGCACCGTTGCCGGCATCGGTGTGTACATCCACGCGACGTTTCTGCTCATTCTGGGATGGGTGGTGCTCAGCCACTGGCTCCAGGGACACACTGCGGCCGCGACCGCCGGCGGCGTGCTGTTCACCCTGGCCCTGTTCGGCTGCGTGCTCCTGCACGAGTTTGGACACGCCCTAATGGCAAAGAAGTACGGCATCCGCACCCGCGACATCACGCTGCTGCCCATCGGCGGCGTGGCCCGACTGGAGCGCATGCCCGACGATCCGCGCCAGGAGCTGTGGGTGGCACTGGCCGGGCCGGCGGTCAATGTGGCCATCGCGGTGTTGCTGTTCGCCTGGCTGAACCTGAGCCAAACGCTGGAACCGCTGGAGTCGCTGGGCGTGGCCAGCGGCTCGTTCTGGGAGCGGCTGATGGTGCTCAATGTGTTTGTCGTGTTCTTCAACCTGATCCCCGCCTTCCCGATGGACGGCGGCCGGGTGCTGCGTGCGCTGTTGGCCATGCGGCTGGAGTACACGCGGGCCACCCAGATCGCGGCCACGGTGGGTCAGGGATTGGCGCTGGTGTTCGGGTTCGTGGGCCTGTTCACCAACCCGCTGCTGATGTTCATCGCCCTGTTCGTCTGGATCGGGGCGGGGCAGGAGGCCGGCATGGTCCAGATGAAATCGGCTCTGGGCGGCATCCCGGTGAGCCGGGCCATGATCACCGACTTCCAGACCCTGGCGGAGAACGACACGCTGGAGACGGCGGTGAGCCGCATCCTGGCCGGCTCCCAGCAGGATTTTCCCGTGCTGGATGACGGTCGCGTGGTGGGGGTGCTCACCCGGGACGCCCTGCTGAAGGCGCTGGTCCGCGACGGGGTGTCCGCCCGCGTGGGCGCGGTGATGCGCCGCGACATCCGCCAGGTGGACGCCAACGACATGCTGGAATTGGCGTTTGCCAACCTGCAAACCTGCGACTGCCACACCCTGCCCGTGCATCGCAACGGGCGGCTGGTGGGCCTGCTCACCGCCGACAACGTGGGCGAATTCCTGATGATCCAGGCCGCGGTCGCCGGCGCCCGCTCGGTGCGGAACGCGACGTAG
- a CDS encoding sodium:alanine symporter family protein, with protein sequence MQTLEAWLGAASEVVWGWPMLALLFGTHIFLTFRLRFIQGYLGKAIRLSLKRNREGSGDISQFGALTTALAATIGTGNIVGVATAVAAGGPGAVLWMWLTGVFGVATKYAEALLAVKYRVVNRDGMMAGGPMYVLERGLGRRWLGMVFALLTAVTAFGIGNMVQANSISQMVAATFGISPWWTGGVLTAMTAVVILGGIKSIARICEALVPFMAIFYVVGCLILLAMEWHRLPHTLGLIIQGAFTGQAAMGGFLGAGMREAVRYGIARGLFSNESGLGSAPIVAAAAQTKNPVRQALVSSTGTFWDTVVVCAITGLVLVNSMEWTKGLAGAKLTHAAFADLPVVGPVILTIGLLTFVFSTILGWSYYGEKAVEYLAGARGVPPYRWLWVVMVLVGSVVTLPIVWSFADIANALMAIPNLVALLLLSGVAVAETRTYLWNGNLEAEAPPVELSESNSEEVPV encoded by the coding sequence ATGCAGACACTGGAAGCCTGGCTCGGCGCGGCCAGCGAGGTCGTCTGGGGCTGGCCCATGCTGGCCCTCCTGTTCGGCACCCACATCTTTCTGACCTTCCGGCTGCGTTTCATCCAGGGCTACCTGGGCAAGGCCATCCGATTGTCCCTGAAACGGAACCGCGAGGGCTCCGGCGACATCAGCCAGTTCGGCGCCCTGACCACGGCGCTGGCTGCAACCATCGGCACGGGGAACATCGTGGGCGTGGCCACTGCCGTGGCCGCCGGCGGCCCCGGTGCCGTGCTTTGGATGTGGCTCACCGGCGTGTTCGGCGTGGCCACCAAGTACGCCGAGGCGCTGCTCGCCGTGAAGTACCGCGTCGTCAACCGTGACGGGATGATGGCCGGCGGACCCATGTACGTGCTGGAGCGCGGCCTCGGGCGGCGGTGGCTCGGCATGGTGTTCGCCCTGCTGACCGCCGTCACCGCCTTCGGCATCGGCAACATGGTTCAGGCCAACTCCATTTCCCAGATGGTCGCCGCCACTTTCGGGATCTCCCCCTGGTGGACCGGCGGCGTGCTGACCGCCATGACCGCGGTGGTGATCCTGGGGGGGATCAAGTCCATCGCCCGGATCTGCGAGGCGCTGGTGCCGTTCATGGCCATTTTCTATGTCGTCGGCTGCCTGATCCTGCTGGCGATGGAATGGCACCGGCTGCCCCATACCCTGGGTCTGATCATCCAGGGGGCTTTCACCGGCCAGGCGGCGATGGGCGGTTTTCTGGGTGCCGGCATGCGCGAGGCCGTGCGTTACGGCATCGCCCGGGGGTTGTTCTCCAATGAATCGGGCCTGGGGAGCGCGCCCATCGTCGCCGCCGCGGCCCAGACGAAAAACCCGGTGCGTCAGGCGCTGGTCTCCTCCACCGGCACGTTCTGGGACACGGTGGTGGTGTGTGCCATCACCGGGCTCGTGCTGGTCAACTCCATGGAGTGGACGAAAGGCCTGGCGGGGGCCAAGCTCACCCACGCCGCGTTCGCCGACCTGCCCGTGGTGGGGCCGGTCATACTCACCATCGGCCTGCTCACCTTCGTCTTCTCAACAATCCTGGGCTGGTCGTATTACGGCGAGAAGGCGGTGGAATACCTGGCGGGCGCCCGGGGGGTGCCGCCCTATCGCTGGCTGTGGGTGGTCATGGTCCTGGTGGGCTCGGTGGTCACCCTGCCCATCGTCTGGTCGTTCGCCGACATCGCCAACGCCCTCATGGCCATTCCCAACCTGGTGGCCCTGCTCTTGTTGAGCGGGGTGGCCGTGGCCGAGACCCGGACTTACCTGTGGAACGGCAACCTGGAGGCGGAGGCGCCGCCGGTGGAACTTTCCGAAAGCAATTCCGAGGAGGTGCCCGTATGA
- a CDS encoding GAF domain-containing protein: MSQPPTTDGHVPTGSGGGDFQARMNRLIEISIALSAERKLDVLLERILTSTREITGADAGTLYRLQDGRLHFEVIQNATLGIATGGTTGNKARLEPVKLDKANVCAYAAILGRTVAIADVYESREFDFSGPRQYDRVTGYRSRSMLVVPMKNHAGVVTGVLQLLNATEPGTGAVVPFRSEDTAIVEALASQAAVAIDNVTLIQETKDLFEAVIRVMAAAVDAKSHYTGNHIQRVAILNSMLAQAVHDTAEGPLAAVRFSEPEMEAIRIAGWLHDIGKITTPVWIMDKATKLETLMDRLELVELRFRLIRELLRPQAGTPPKPAEDAGPATRLAELDEALDAVRRANVPAENADPALLARVQEISRRTYLDDGVEHPYLTPDETENLTIRRGTLTEDQRRIMQTHVEWTNRLLSHIPFKGHLADVPVFAGQHHERLNGRGYPDGAGRDRIPIQSRILAIADFYEALSAKDRPYRRPMSKEEIIVIMRESAAREEIDGDVLEVMIRSDLIDAFEALFEDLRQEGLSAYTTPPR; this comes from the coding sequence ATGAGCCAGCCTCCCACCACCGACGGCCACGTGCCCACCGGTTCGGGCGGCGGCGATTTCCAGGCCCGGATGAACCGGCTGATCGAGATCTCCATCGCCTTGTCGGCGGAGCGCAAGCTCGACGTCCTGTTGGAGCGGATTCTGACGTCGACCCGGGAGATCACCGGTGCCGACGCCGGCACGCTGTATCGGCTGCAGGACGGCCGGCTCCACTTCGAGGTGATCCAGAACGCGACGCTCGGCATCGCCACCGGCGGCACCACCGGCAACAAAGCCCGGCTGGAGCCGGTGAAGCTCGACAAGGCGAACGTCTGCGCCTACGCCGCCATCCTGGGCCGGACCGTCGCCATCGCCGACGTGTACGAGTCCCGCGAGTTCGACTTCTCCGGTCCCCGGCAATACGACCGGGTGACGGGCTACCGCTCCCGATCGATGCTGGTGGTCCCCATGAAGAATCACGCCGGCGTCGTCACCGGCGTACTGCAGCTCCTCAACGCCACTGAGCCCGGCACCGGCGCCGTCGTGCCGTTCCGCTCCGAGGACACCGCCATCGTCGAGGCGCTGGCCTCTCAGGCGGCGGTGGCCATCGACAACGTCACCCTGATCCAGGAGACGAAGGATCTGTTCGAGGCGGTCATCCGGGTCATGGCCGCCGCCGTGGACGCCAAATCCCATTACACCGGCAACCACATTCAACGGGTGGCCATCCTCAACTCCATGCTGGCCCAGGCGGTCCACGACACCGCTGAGGGGCCCCTGGCCGCGGTCCGGTTCTCCGAGCCCGAAATGGAGGCGATCCGAATCGCCGGCTGGCTGCACGACATCGGCAAGATCACCACGCCGGTCTGGATCATGGACAAGGCGACGAAGCTGGAGACGCTCATGGACCGGCTGGAGCTGGTGGAGCTGCGCTTCCGGTTAATCCGGGAACTGCTCCGGCCCCAAGCCGGGACACCGCCGAAGCCGGCCGAGGACGCCGGGCCGGCGACCCGACTCGCCGAACTCGACGAAGCGCTCGACGCCGTCCGGCGCGCCAACGTCCCGGCGGAAAACGCCGACCCGGCGCTCCTGGCCCGCGTCCAGGAGATCAGCCGGCGGACCTACCTCGACGACGGCGTCGAGCACCCCTACCTGACCCCCGACGAAACCGAGAACCTGACCATCCGCCGTGGCACCCTCACCGAGGACCAGCGCCGCATCATGCAGACCCACGTCGAGTGGACCAATCGCCTGCTGAGCCACATCCCCTTCAAAGGCCACCTGGCCGACGTGCCGGTGTTCGCCGGCCAGCACCACGAGCGGCTCAACGGCCGCGGCTACCCGGACGGCGCCGGGCGGGACCGGATCCCCATCCAGTCCCGCATCCTGGCCATCGCCGATTTCTACGAGGCGCTCAGCGCCAAGGATCGTCCTTACCGCCGGCCCATGTCCAAAGAGGAGATCATCGTCATCATGCGCGAGTCGGCGGCGCGTGAAGAAATCGACGGCGACGTGCTCGAGGTGATGATCCGGAGCGACCTGATCGACGCATTCGAGGCCCTGTTCGAGGACCTCCGGCAGGAGGGTCTCTCCGCCTATACGACGCCCCCGCGGTGA
- a CDS encoding amidinotransferase: MNERYETPAYGGPGWSPREDSHREEIGRIWSACGVAAEWHPLRTVLLHRPGAEIEGLADPLAVQMLAQPDPARARAQHDRLAETFRAAGVTVRLVEPAGAVPPNLMFVADLLFMTPEGAILGRPASSVRAGEERLVAWRLAELGVPVLRAIRGGGTFEGADAMWLDPDTVLLATGRRTNAAGAAQVAAMLAELGVAVIRTPLPFRSMHLMGLLRIVDGDLAVGWPGAVPPAAAAALRARNIDLLEPPPGPELDDGRALNFVTLGPRRILMPDGNPATRVFLERAGIECLTTEVNELAKAAGAIGCLTGILERQQPELPRGGPESWPAAGNRAGR, encoded by the coding sequence ATGAACGAACGGTACGAGACGCCGGCGTACGGCGGGCCGGGCTGGTCCCCGCGCGAGGATTCCCACCGGGAGGAGATCGGCCGGATCTGGTCGGCGTGCGGGGTGGCCGCCGAGTGGCATCCCCTGCGCACCGTGCTGCTGCACCGGCCGGGCGCCGAGATCGAGGGGCTGGCGGACCCGCTGGCCGTCCAGATGCTGGCGCAACCGGACCCGGCACGGGCGCGGGCGCAGCACGACCGGTTGGCCGAGACTTTCCGCGCCGCAGGAGTGACGGTCCGGCTGGTGGAGCCGGCCGGTGCGGTGCCACCCAACCTGATGTTCGTCGCTGATCTGCTGTTCATGACCCCGGAGGGAGCGATCCTCGGGCGGCCGGCTTCGTCGGTTCGGGCAGGTGAAGAGCGCCTCGTGGCCTGGCGGCTGGCGGAGCTGGGGGTGCCGGTCCTGCGCGCCATCCGCGGCGGGGGGACGTTTGAGGGGGCGGATGCCATGTGGCTGGATCCCGACACCGTCCTGCTTGCCACCGGACGGCGGACCAACGCCGCCGGAGCCGCCCAGGTGGCCGCGATGCTGGCGGAGCTGGGGGTCGCGGTGATCCGGACGCCGTTGCCGTTCCGGTCCATGCATCTCATGGGACTCTTGCGGATCGTGGACGGTGACCTCGCCGTCGGCTGGCCGGGCGCGGTGCCGCCGGCGGCCGCCGCGGCGCTGCGGGCGCGGAATATCGACTTGCTGGAACCCCCGCCGGGCCCGGAACTGGACGACGGCCGGGCGCTGAACTTCGTGACCCTGGGACCGCGGCGGATCCTGATGCCGGACGGCAATCCGGCCACCCGGGTGTTTCTGGAACGGGCGGGGATCGAGTGCCTGACCACGGAGGTGAACGAGCTGGCCAAAGCGGCCGGCGCCATCGGCTGCCTGACGGGCATTCTGGAACGGCAGCAGCCGGAGCTCCCCCGGGGCGGCCCGGAGTCATGGCCTGCGGCCGGAAACCGTGCCGGCCGGTGA
- a CDS encoding OmpA family protein has translation MDRLIRPVIGLLLVGLLATVLAAADIELTSVVYPEKKTVNILFKGTDRAPAAELKAKVRSQAGQAAIELAYKKLEPAVLFGGDITTHVVWAVTPTGEAENLGEVATLGPNGTNRYATAKKDFALLVTAEPYVSVLEPSNIILFISTAPKPKDAKSRTFPFSGLRDKSKLFTCERQSVRGMAYTGNTPVALLQARKAVELAERFRADQVLPDAVKSAKNALAQATTLLTEKGAGNKSGQDSARRSVEFATQALKEHFRIEAEKDAAALEAKRQAEKAALEQQAAAADAARQQTEASLQQSEAARRQSEEARRQAEEARRQAEASIAQSKKELAKLDQERARLKAERDALASRLSGALAQVSATTETARGYVVSLSDITFDTGKASLKLDAKYSLAKLAGILTLLSDLTLNIEGHTDATGSAETNQKLSAARALAVLTFLKEMGVPEARMTARGFGPDQPIAPNDTAEGRARNRRVEIILPKTQ, from the coding sequence ATGGACAGACTCATCCGACCCGTGATCGGGCTGCTGCTTGTGGGGCTGCTGGCCACGGTGCTCGCCGCCGCCGACATCGAGCTGACGTCGGTGGTTTATCCCGAAAAAAAGACGGTCAACATCCTGTTCAAGGGCACGGACCGCGCCCCGGCCGCCGAGCTCAAGGCCAAGGTGCGCAGCCAGGCCGGTCAGGCGGCTATCGAACTGGCGTATAAAAAATTGGAACCGGCCGTCCTGTTCGGCGGCGACATCACCACCCACGTGGTGTGGGCGGTGACTCCCACCGGTGAGGCGGAGAACCTCGGCGAAGTGGCAACGCTCGGCCCCAACGGCACAAATCGTTACGCTACGGCGAAAAAGGACTTCGCCCTGCTCGTGACCGCCGAGCCGTATGTGTCCGTCCTGGAACCTTCGAACATCATTCTGTTCATTTCGACCGCGCCGAAACCGAAGGACGCCAAGAGCCGCACTTTCCCCTTCAGCGGGCTCCGCGACAAGTCGAAGCTGTTCACCTGCGAGCGGCAATCCGTCCGGGGCATGGCCTACACAGGCAACACACCGGTCGCCCTGCTCCAGGCGCGCAAGGCCGTGGAGCTGGCCGAGCGGTTTCGGGCCGACCAAGTGCTGCCCGACGCCGTCAAGTCGGCTAAAAACGCCCTGGCTCAGGCAACCACCCTGCTGACTGAAAAAGGCGCGGGCAACAAGTCCGGGCAGGACAGCGCGCGGCGCTCCGTCGAGTTTGCGACTCAGGCGCTGAAGGAACATTTCCGAATCGAGGCGGAAAAGGATGCCGCCGCGCTCGAAGCCAAACGCCAGGCGGAGAAGGCGGCCCTCGAACAGCAGGCCGCCGCTGCCGACGCCGCCCGCCAGCAGACCGAAGCCTCGCTGCAGCAGTCGGAGGCCGCCCGCCGACAATCCGAGGAGGCCCGTCGCCAGGCCGAGGAGGCCCGCCGCCAGGCGGAAGCTTCCATCGCCCAGTCGAAGAAAGAGCTGGCCAAGCTGGACCAGGAACGGGCCCGGCTGAAGGCGGAGCGCGACGCCCTGGCCAGCCGCCTGTCGGGCGCCCTGGCCCAGGTGTCAGCCACCACCGAGACTGCGCGGGGTTATGTGGTCAGCCTGTCGGACATCACCTTCGACACCGGCAAGGCCAGCCTGAAGCTGGATGCCAAGTATTCGCTGGCCAAGCTGGCCGGCATCCTGACCTTGTTGTCGGATCTGACCCTGAACATCGAGGGACACACCGACGCCACGGGTTCTGCGGAGACCAACCAGAAGCTGTCGGCCGCCCGTGCCCTGGCGGTCCTGACCTTCCTGAAAGAGATGGGCGTGCCCGAGGCGCGGATGACCGCCCGGGGCTTTGGTCCGGATCAGCCCATTGCGCCCAACGACACCGCCGAGGGCCGGGCGCGCAACCGCCGCGTCGAGATCATCCTGCCCAAGACTCAGTGA
- a CDS encoding BamA/TamA family outer membrane protein — protein sequence MHGHRLILGLLAFALCCGSAGAADDPAPRRNGVCLVLGGGGARGLAHIGVLKALEEEGLEPAAVIGTSAGALVGSLYCAGYTSQQIADFFLTMDYADLIREEPNRRLVDYDQKEAGRFPGLTLYLEGRALDLPSGIIAGQGVIKQLDRAFTAAGVQHVHDFDRLPRPFRCVATDLRHGRTHTFSGGRLSQAVRASISIPSVFTPVELEGMLLVDGGILNNIPVDIAREWGYPAVVAVNVSGSSAPERKKLKNLIEIWDESSTLVRQEKDHRLMAMADLVVAPDVLDFSIADFHLAPELIQKGYEAARADLPRLREIFAAAPGAPPRAAPDRRGYTRPLEVVELVGDDTDNPLEALTKSGARLGKPVTPDMLERSVEKIYAMDRYRTVGYDLKLDNGEAELAYLVDTLPKASLTLGLRYDTDYQFTGRARLRDRNVLQTGSDLELDLLLGQLKEFRFGLRTPVPAGVPVIWRNELFFVRTPHKILYQEEPVEVFDEKHYGFTTGLTVDVGNAVGVYGALVFEKANMATYGRFDESGSDRLTFIRVGAGVDTLDQWAFPRSGFRVDGHVDRALPGLGGDLDYIRITGTADAYWPLTENNVLHVSGYAGWGVDLPAYLIHFAGGQNDLRMASTPLPGYAVDEVFGRDLWTGLVEYRRRFPSPAIGLSSDAYLLVRYGLAGARYPDLSSDGLIELGVPYRYFHGGSVGYALTTLLGPLQVFVGAGESGRWELTIRLGPDF from the coding sequence ATGCACGGACATCGGTTGATCCTGGGATTGCTGGCCTTCGCCCTGTGTTGCGGAAGCGCCGGGGCGGCCGACGACCCCGCCCCGCGCCGGAACGGCGTCTGCCTGGTGCTCGGCGGGGGCGGCGCCCGCGGACTGGCGCACATCGGCGTGCTCAAGGCGCTCGAGGAGGAGGGGCTCGAGCCGGCGGCCGTGATCGGCACCAGCGCCGGCGCCCTGGTGGGTTCGCTGTACTGCGCCGGTTATACCAGCCAGCAGATCGCCGATTTCTTCCTGACCATGGACTATGCGGACCTGATCCGCGAGGAACCGAACCGGCGGTTGGTGGACTACGACCAGAAGGAGGCCGGCCGGTTCCCGGGACTCACCCTATACCTGGAGGGCCGGGCGCTGGATCTGCCGTCGGGCATCATCGCCGGCCAGGGCGTCATCAAGCAGCTCGATCGGGCCTTCACTGCGGCGGGAGTGCAGCACGTGCACGACTTCGACCGACTGCCCCGCCCCTTCCGCTGCGTAGCCACCGATCTCCGGCACGGCCGAACGCACACATTCAGCGGCGGTCGCCTCAGCCAGGCCGTGCGCGCCAGCATCTCGATCCCCTCGGTGTTCACCCCTGTCGAACTGGAAGGCATGCTGCTGGTGGACGGCGGCATCCTCAACAACATCCCCGTGGACATCGCCCGCGAGTGGGGCTACCCGGCGGTCGTTGCCGTCAACGTCTCCGGCTCCTCCGCGCCGGAGCGGAAAAAGCTGAAGAACCTCATCGAAATCTGGGATGAGTCCAGCACCCTCGTCCGACAGGAGAAGGACCACCGGCTCATGGCGATGGCGGATCTGGTCGTCGCTCCGGATGTGCTCGATTTTTCCATCGCCGACTTTCACCTGGCCCCCGAACTCATTCAAAAAGGGTACGAGGCCGCCCGGGCGGACCTGCCCCGGCTCCGCGAGATCTTCGCCGCCGCACCGGGCGCGCCGCCGCGCGCCGCGCCGGACCGCCGGGGATACACGCGGCCGCTGGAGGTCGTGGAGCTGGTGGGCGACGACACGGACAATCCTCTCGAAGCATTGACCAAATCGGGCGCTCGGCTCGGCAAGCCGGTCACCCCCGACATGCTGGAACGTTCCGTGGAAAAGATCTACGCCATGGACCGCTATCGCACCGTGGGCTACGATCTGAAGCTGGACAACGGCGAGGCTGAGCTCGCCTACCTGGTGGACACGCTGCCCAAAGCGTCGCTGACCCTGGGCCTGCGCTATGACACCGATTACCAGTTCACCGGGCGGGCCCGATTGCGCGATCGCAATGTGCTGCAGACCGGTTCCGACCTGGAGCTGGATCTGCTGCTGGGCCAGCTCAAGGAGTTCCGCTTCGGTCTGCGCACGCCGGTGCCGGCGGGCGTACCCGTGATCTGGCGCAACGAGCTGTTCTTCGTCCGCACGCCCCACAAGATCCTGTACCAGGAAGAGCCGGTGGAGGTGTTTGACGAAAAGCATTACGGGTTCACCACCGGCCTCACGGTCGACGTGGGCAACGCGGTCGGCGTGTACGGCGCGCTGGTTTTCGAGAAGGCGAACATGGCCACCTACGGCCGGTTCGACGAGAGCGGCAGCGACCGGCTCACCTTCATCCGGGTGGGCGCCGGGGTGGACACGCTGGACCAGTGGGCGTTCCCCCGGTCCGGTTTCCGCGTCGACGGACACGTGGACCGAGCACTCCCCGGGCTCGGCGGCGATCTCGATTACATCCGCATCACCGGGACGGCGGACGCTTACTGGCCGCTGACCGAAAACAACGTGCTGCATGTTTCCGGTTACGCCGGCTGGGGTGTTGACCTGCCGGCTTACCTCATTCATTTCGCCGGCGGGCAGAACGATCTCCGGATGGCTTCGACGCCGCTTCCCGGTTATGCGGTGGATGAGGTCTTCGGCCGGGACCTCTGGACCGGTTTGGTCGAGTACCGGCGCCGCTTTCCCAGCCCCGCCATCGGACTGAGCAGCGACGCGTACCTGCTGGTCCGGTACGGTCTGGCCGGCGCCCGCTACCCGGATTTGTCATCCGACGGTCTGATTGAACTGGGCGTGCCGTACCGCTACTTCCACGGCGGCAGCGTGGGCTACGCGCTGACCACGCTGCTGGGCCCACTGCAGGTGTTTGTGGGCGCGGGTGAATCGGGCCGCTGGGAGCTGACCATCAGGCTGGGACCCGATTTCTAG
- a CDS encoding GNAT family N-acetyltransferase — MRWTDTPWRPTVNPEAVRFREQPTPDDPRRVREILESAGFFYPFEVDVAVELVETGLEHGSESGYHFLFAEADDRVVGYTCFGSIPCTVGSFDLYWIGVHDDYRGQGIGKILLRESERRIAAMSGRAVYIETASRPQYLPTREFYLRTGYSIEAVLKDYYAPGDDKVIFVKRLSG; from the coding sequence ATGCGCTGGACCGACACGCCATGGAGGCCAACCGTGAACCCAGAAGCTGTCCGGTTTCGTGAACAGCCCACGCCTGACGATCCCCGGCGGGTGAGGGAGATCCTGGAGTCGGCCGGTTTCTTCTATCCCTTTGAGGTGGATGTCGCGGTGGAGCTGGTGGAGACGGGGCTGGAGCACGGTTCCGAGAGCGGCTATCACTTCCTCTTCGCCGAAGCGGACGACCGGGTGGTCGGCTACACCTGCTTCGGATCCATCCCGTGCACCGTCGGCAGTTTTGACCTGTACTGGATCGGCGTCCACGATGATTACCGCGGACAGGGCATCGGCAAGATCCTACTGCGCGAGTCCGAGCGGCGGATTGCGGCCATGTCCGGTCGGGCTGTTTACATCGAGACGGCGTCGCGGCCGCAATACCTGCCCACCCGTGAATTCTACCTTCGCACCGGCTACAGCATCGAGGCGGTGCTGAAGGATTACTACGCCCCGGGCGACGACAAGGTCATTTTCGTCAAGCGGCTCAGCGGCTGA
- a CDS encoding D-alanine--D-alanine ligase has protein sequence MKKNKRVVILHNPVLPDAPEDDKNLLDQVNAVQQALKKLHYEPMVVTFDLNIPRTIDLIREADPCCVFNLVESVSDDSRLLHWGASLLDHLGIPYTGCPTEALFISTNKILAKRVLRGAGFQTAPWVSQDDCTMPPGKHTFIIKSNWDHASSWFTEDAIVTVKTSAIRNILNERRIRTGREYFAEHYIDGREFNVAVLAGQVLPVPEIRFLDYPDGKYKVVDYQAKWDEESFEFLHTERSFEFEPEEQPLLRQLSEIAEHCWRTFGLGGYARVDFRVDPQGQPWVLEVNANPCIAPYSGFAAAAARVGLNYTQMIRRIVRDALDRHAMEANREPRSCPVS, from the coding sequence ATGAAAAAAAACAAACGCGTGGTCATCCTGCACAACCCGGTCCTCCCGGACGCGCCCGAAGACGACAAGAATCTGCTCGACCAGGTGAACGCCGTCCAGCAGGCGCTGAAGAAGCTGCACTATGAACCGATGGTGGTCACCTTCGACCTGAACATCCCCCGCACCATCGATCTGATCCGAGAAGCGGACCCGTGCTGCGTTTTCAATCTGGTGGAATCCGTCAGCGACGACAGCCGGCTGCTGCACTGGGGCGCGTCCCTGCTGGATCATCTGGGAATCCCCTACACCGGCTGCCCCACCGAGGCCCTGTTCATCAGCACGAATAAAATTCTCGCCAAGCGGGTGCTGCGCGGTGCCGGATTCCAGACCGCCCCGTGGGTCTCGCAGGACGACTGCACCATGCCGCCGGGCAAGCACACGTTCATCATCAAATCGAACTGGGATCATGCCTCGAGCTGGTTCACGGAAGACGCCATTGTCACCGTGAAGACCTCGGCGATCCGCAACATCCTCAACGAACGGCGCATCCGGACCGGGCGGGAGTATTTCGCCGAGCATTACATCGACGGTCGGGAATTCAACGTCGCCGTGCTGGCCGGCCAGGTGCTGCCCGTGCCGGAGATCCGGTTTCTCGACTATCCGGATGGCAAGTACAAGGTGGTCGATTACCAGGCCAAGTGGGACGAGGAAAGTTTTGAATTCCTGCACACGGAGCGGAGTTTCGAATTCGAGCCTGAGGAGCAACCCCTGCTCCGGCAGCTCAGTGAGATCGCCGAACACTGCTGGCGAACGTTCGGGCTGGGCGGTTACGCCCGGGTGGATTTCCGGGTGGATCCCCAAGGCCAACCCTGGGTATTGGAAGTCAACGCCAACCCCTGCATTGCCCCGTACAGCGGCTTTGCCGCCGCGGCCGCCCGGGTCGGCCTGAATTACACTCAGATGATCCGGCGCATTGTCCGGGATGCGCTGGACCGACACGCCATGGAGGCCAACCGTGAACCCAGAAGCTGTCCGGTTTCGTGA